A portion of the Lolium rigidum isolate FL_2022 chromosome 1, APGP_CSIRO_Lrig_0.1, whole genome shotgun sequence genome contains these proteins:
- the LOC124707020 gene encoding multiple organellar RNA editing factor 8, chloroplastic/mitochondrial-like: MAMAARAVLLSRLSPLQAAASRLLLRPLAAAATLLPAPASPVPAAARGSVRCFATQPASSSLRDNSPNWSNRPPKETILLDGCDFEHWLVVMEPPPGDASNPEMMRDEIIDGFIKTLAQVVGSEQEARMKIYSVSTRHYFAFGALVSEELSYKLKELPKVRWVLPDSYLDVRNKDYGGEPFVNGEAVPYDPKYHEEWVRNNARANERSRRNDRPRNFDRSRNFERRRENMQTSQNREAPPGQQGFNGPPPGHNPGNMPPPPPPPGQNHGNNPPPYTQGGPSNYQPQMQNPQAGYTPGGAPQMPNPQAGYTPGGAGHMQNPQTGYTPGGAPQMPNQQGGYMPSGAPNYQQGGPAGYQGGPQGGNQFHQGGNMPGGPGPAHPGGNPGYQGGNTPQRDGYGYPGGYNGSAPGSYNQQ, encoded by the exons ATGGCGATGGCGGCGCGCGCCGTCCTCCTCTCCCGTCTATCGCCGCTCCAGGCCGCGGCCTcccgcctcctcctgcgccccctcgccgccgccgcgacccTCCTCCCGGCGCCGGCCTCGcccgtcccggcggcggcgcgcggatcTGTGCGCTGCTTCGCGACGCAGCCGGCCTCCTCGTCGCTGCGAGACAACTCGCCCAACTGGAGCAACCGCCCGCCCAAGGAGACGATCCTCCTCGACGGATGCGACTTCGAGCACTGGCTCGTCGTCATGGAGCCGCCCCCAGGCGACGCCTCCAACCCCGAGATGATGCGCGACGAGATCATCGACGGCTTCATCAAGACCCTCGCCCAGGTCGTCGGAAG TGAGCAAGAAGCCAGGATGAAGATATACTCGGTGTCAACTCGTCATTACTTTGCTTTTGGCGCTCTTGTATCTGAAGAGCTCTCCTATAAACTGAAAG AGTTGCCCAAAGTCCGTTGGGTTCTACCTGATTCTTACCTGGATGTAAGAAACAAGGACTATGGAG GGGAACCTTTTGTTAATGGGGAAGCTGTTCCTTATGATCCTAAATATCATGAGGAGTGGGTCAGGAACAATGCCCGTGCCAATGAAAGATCTCGGCGCAATGATAGGCCCCGCAACTTTGACAGGTCAAGGAACTTTGAGAGGAGAAGGGAGAACATGCAGACCTCCCAGAACAGAGAGGCACCTCCGGGGCAGCAGGGTTTCAACGGCCCTCCACCTGGCCATAACCCAGGCAacatgcctccacctccaccaccacctggtCAGAACCATGGCAACAATCCTCCACCATATACTCAAGGTGGTCCATCAAATTACCAACCCCAAATGCAGAACCCACAGGCAGGGTACACACCGGGCGGTGCACCCCAAATGCCGAACCCACAGGCAGGGTACACACCGGGTGGTGCAGGCCACATGCAGAACCCACAGACAGGGTACACACCAGGCGGCGCACCCCAAATGCCGAACCAGCAGGGGGGTTACATGCCCAGCGGTGCTCCTAACTATCAGCAAGGCGGTCCAGCTGGCTACCAAGGTGGACCTCAGGGAGGTAACCAATTTCACCAAGGAGGCAACATGCCTGGCGGCCCTGGACCAGCACACCCAGGCGGCAATCCTGGATACCAAGGTGGAAACACGCCCCAGCGTGATGGTTATGGCTATCCTGGCGGGTACAACGGCAGTGCACCAGGTAGCTATAATCAACAATAA